The following proteins are co-located in the Silene latifolia isolate original U9 population chromosome 1, ASM4854445v1, whole genome shotgun sequence genome:
- the LOC141644252 gene encoding uncharacterized protein LOC141644252: MKETIEDNIEENIEGSLNDINVLQRSPLFNELLEESAPAVNFTVNGTEYNMGYYLADGIYPGWATFVKSINAPQIQKHRLFAARQESCRKDVERAFGVLQARFVFIKRPCLL; this comes from the exons ATGAAGGAGACGATTGAAGATAATATTGAAGAGAATATTGAAG GTTCGCTCAATGATATTAACGTTCTTCAACGTTCTCCATTATTTAATGAATTGTTAGAAGAATCTGCGCCAGCTGTTAATTTCACAGTTAATGGTACGGAGTATAATATGGGATATTATCTTGCTGATGGTATATATCCGGGTTGGGCAACATTTGTTAAATCAATTAATGCTCCTCAAATTCAAAAGCATCGGTTATTTGCAGCTCGACAAGAGAGTTGTCGAAAAGATGTGGAGCGTGCTTTCGGTGTCCTACAAGCTCGATTTGTGTTTATCAAACGCCCTTGTCTTCTTTAG